One window of the Gambusia affinis linkage group LG01, SWU_Gaff_1.0, whole genome shotgun sequence genome contains the following:
- the rps21 gene encoding 40S ribosomal protein S21: MQNDAGEFVDLYVPRKCSASNRIIGAKDHASIQINIAEVDKVTGRFNGQSKTYAICGAIRRMGESDDSILRLAKVDGVVAKNF; the protein is encoded by the exons ATGCAGAACGACGCTGGTGAATTTGTGGACCTGTACGTCCCACGCAAATG CTCTGCGAGCAACAGAATCATCGGCGCCAAGGACCACGCCTCCATCCAGATCAACATCGCTGAg GTTGACAAAGTGACCGGCCGCTTCAACGGTCAGTCCAAGACCTACGCCATCTGTGGAGCCATTCGCAGGATG GGAGAATCTGACGACTCCATCCTGAGGCTGGCCAAGGTCGACGGCGTTGTTGCAAA GAACTTCTGA